A genomic window from Flavobacteriales bacterium includes:
- a CDS encoding membrane protein insertion efficiency factor YidD, which translates to MKYSIALIFSLLPAIVFAQSSSDIAAFKTAPVEQEDHHKHIQEYNGEAKMFLGFMFLGYKRFISSQDGSRCNFNPSCSVYAVQAIQDQGIILGVINFFDRFARCNNFSPNQYEKDYASRLFYDPLY; encoded by the coding sequence ATGAAGTATTCTATAGCGCTGATTTTTAGCTTGCTTCCAGCGATTGTATTTGCGCAGAGCTCCTCGGATATTGCGGCCTTTAAAACGGCACCTGTAGAACAAGAAGATCATCATAAGCATATTCAAGAATATAATGGAGAGGCTAAAATGTTTCTTGGCTTTATGTTTCTTGGTTACAAAAGATTTATATCTAGCCAGGATGGTAGTAGATGTAATTTTAATCCTTCTTGTTCAGTATATGCAGTACAAGCAATTCAAGACCAGGGAATTATATTAGGTGTGATTAATTTCTTCGACCGCTTTGCCAGGTGTAATAATTTTAGCCCAAATCAATATGAGAAAGACTATGCGTCTAGATTGTTTTACGATCCTTTGTATTAG